A single Vulcanisaeta distributa DSM 14429 DNA region contains:
- a CDS encoding nucleotidyltransferase domain-containing protein, translating into MNYDYLIEDARRRQDVFRNLDKYLRIIKEVVKSIDPNAEVYLFGSVAENRYALSSDIDVLVVTNVNPGIILERLWKAGIGPPFEIHVRTHDKLAYYERFSKLIRV; encoded by the coding sequence GTGAATTATGACTACTTAATTGAGGATGCCAGGAGGAGGCAGGATGTATTTAGGAATCTCGATAAGTACTTACGTATTATTAAGGAGGTTGTTAAGTCCATAGATCCCAATGCCGAGGTCTATTTATTCGGTTCTGTTGCTGAAAATAGATATGCACTATCGAGTGATATTGATGTGTTGGTGGTAACAAATGTTAATCCAGGGATTATTCTCGAGAGGCTGTGGAAGGCAGGTATTGGACCTCCCTTCGAGATCCACGTGAGGACGCATGACAAGCTGGCTTATTATGAGAGGTTCAGTAAGTTAATTAGGGTGTGA
- a CDS encoding DUF973 family protein has translation MDREKLELIYNGVTRIQEGMYIGIGLGLMYGVTSLVLNFLGLTSVGLMIRGYGILQIAEVAIGVPVLYYYMYRGFNELVRADRARYGIGMLGIKVLLLISPLLLAEGLYLALVNQSPVTFLLLRVVNSIIALVLYVLVLIALYRLGSEFDADRLKVGVVMTIVTVFILMLPNVIAAIIGIVGVMLMLMGLGDVKRAIERELGIGSQGSP, from the coding sequence ATGGATAGGGAAAAGCTGGAGCTGATTTATAATGGAGTCACCAGGATTCAGGAGGGTATGTATATAGGTATTGGGCTTGGCTTAATGTACGGCGTTACGTCCCTGGTATTAAACTTCCTGGGCCTTACATCGGTTGGTCTCATGATACGTGGTTATGGAATACTTCAGATAGCTGAGGTGGCGATTGGTGTGCCAGTACTCTATTATTATATGTACAGGGGATTCAATGAGTTGGTAAGGGCTGATAGGGCGAGGTATGGTATCGGTATGCTGGGCATTAAGGTACTGCTTTTAATTAGTCCGTTACTTCTTGCTGAGGGTCTTTATCTAGCCCTCGTTAATCAGTCACCCGTGACATTCCTCTTACTTCGTGTTGTGAATAGTATTATTGCATTGGTGCTGTACGTGTTAGTGCTGATTGCGCTTTATAGGCTTGGCTCGGAATTTGATGCCGACAGATTAAAAGTTGGTGTGGTCATGACCATTGTGACTGTGTTCATATTGATGTTGCCGAATGTTATAGCAGCTATAATAGGGATTGTGGGTGTGATGCTTATGCTTATGGGCTTGGGCGATGTTAAGAGGGCTATTGAGAGGGAGCTAGGTATTGGTAGTCAAGGATCGCCTTAA
- a CDS encoding hydantoinase B/oxoprolinase family protein: MVSWELVFRASVFIAEEMGVALRRSAFSPNIRERMDHSCAITDSEGNIVAQAEHIPVHLGSFRVGVKNLLNWLSREGIELSPGDAVLLNDPYISGTHLNDVMIMEPIYVGNKLIGYVVNKAHHVDVGGPVPGSINPSARTIYEEGLVIPPVRIMIKGELQRDILNVILSNFKTPETAIGDITAQLAANRVGVARVRELVEKYGVDNVVNAWREGIEYGRKLALMEIGKWPRGVYDAVDYMELNNELLPIKVSVEVSEEGAKADFSGTHGQVEAPINAVYGVTFSAVSFVIRSLIQSDIPTNEGFYSTINVIAPEGTLVNPRKPAPVSGGNVETTQRIADVVFKALAKALPNRVPAAGSGTMMNVMIGGTLPNGGYWAYYETIGGGTGGRPGKPGVSGVHVNMTNTLNTPIEIAERQYPLLFTGYRIREGSGGDGSYRGGDGIIRSFKVLTKARLSIMAERFRTRPWGLWGGNDGAPGRVTIRRSNGEVINLPSKATIDLEPSDEVIIETPGGGGWGKS; this comes from the coding sequence ATGGTTTCGTGGGAACTCGTGTTTAGGGCCTCGGTATTCATTGCCGAGGAGATGGGTGTTGCATTGCGTAGGTCGGCCTTCTCACCAAATATTCGTGAGAGGATGGACCACAGTTGTGCGATAACTGATTCAGAGGGCAATATCGTGGCTCAGGCAGAGCACATACCGGTGCACCTAGGCTCCTTCAGGGTTGGTGTTAAGAACCTACTTAATTGGCTTAGTAGGGAGGGTATTGAGCTTAGCCCTGGTGATGCTGTGCTACTCAACGACCCGTACATATCAGGTACGCACTTAAATGATGTCATGATCATGGAGCCGATATACGTAGGCAATAAACTCATTGGTTACGTCGTTAATAAGGCACACCACGTCGATGTAGGTGGGCCGGTGCCTGGTAGTATTAATCCCAGCGCTAGGACGATTTATGAGGAGGGCTTGGTAATACCGCCAGTCAGGATTATGATTAAGGGCGAGCTGCAGCGTGACATACTCAATGTAATACTTAGCAATTTCAAGACTCCGGAGACTGCTATTGGCGATATAACGGCTCAATTAGCCGCGAATAGGGTTGGGGTTGCCAGGGTTAGGGAGTTGGTGGAGAAGTACGGTGTTGATAATGTGGTTAATGCGTGGAGGGAGGGTATTGAGTATGGCAGGAAGTTAGCCCTGATGGAAATTGGTAAGTGGCCCAGGGGTGTTTATGATGCGGTGGATTACATGGAGCTTAATAATGAATTACTGCCGATTAAGGTATCCGTGGAGGTAAGTGAGGAGGGTGCTAAGGCTGACTTCAGTGGTACTCATGGTCAGGTTGAGGCGCCAATAAACGCTGTTTACGGCGTAACATTCTCCGCAGTATCATTTGTAATAAGATCATTGATACAAAGTGATATACCGACTAATGAGGGCTTCTACAGCACTATAAACGTCATAGCGCCCGAGGGCACGCTCGTTAACCCAAGGAAGCCTGCGCCAGTGAGTGGTGGCAATGTCGAGACGACACAGAGGATTGCGGACGTAGTCTTTAAGGCATTGGCTAAGGCACTGCCCAATAGAGTGCCGGCTGCTGGGTCTGGCACAATGATGAATGTAATGATAGGTGGGACACTACCCAATGGAGGGTACTGGGCGTACTACGAAACGATTGGCGGTGGTACTGGCGGTAGGCCGGGCAAGCCAGGCGTGAGTGGTGTTCATGTTAATATGACTAATACGTTAAACACCCCCATCGAAATCGCCGAGAGACAATACCCACTATTATTCACTGGGTATAGGATTAGGGAGGGAAGTGGTGGTGATGGTTCATATAGGGGCGGTGACGGCATAATCAGATCATTCAAGGTACTAACTAAGGCGAGACTATCAATAATGGCTGAGAGGTTTAGGACAAGGCCATGGGGCCTGTGGGGTGGTAATGACGGAGCACCAGGTAGGGTCACCATTAGGAGAAGTAATGGCGAGGTCATCAATCTACCGAGCAAGGCAACAATAGACCTGGAGCCAAGTGATGAAGTAATAATCGAAACACCAGGAGGTGGTGGGTGGGGAAAGTCATAA
- a CDS encoding MFS transporter: MPNWDRDVWLLLASRGLRSVAGGALGVVTGLYLYYYLHLSLTEVGIFFGVGAFTAPLLSLLFGRLGDKYSRKVILLLTLAFLPIATAILLITRYYPLLLLAAALGGFGTAGALASGSVGAVAAPVQTAILADKTEGMDRSMVYAVFNLVSGTASAIGALLANLSYRDAFYAALALSAVSLFVVLPIKEERRPKQRVNDDPNGNSKTIAQQLRRDLTYIKRFAIVGVLNGTAQGLITPFLPIIFKMVLHVSNGVVGDIFFIGGLAAAFTSLTAPVFSRIFGLRDAIIIPRIISTIALMLIPFSTTLYLATVTYVVYVMFRVSSLAPQQALMMELVGRGNRSTVSGVNQAARLLPSATATTVAGPMLDYLPIPVPFTIAFIVNVINIALYRRFFPNPKPTRGGVTVIE, translated from the coding sequence GTGCCTAATTGGGATAGGGATGTATGGTTACTCCTTGCGTCAAGGGGTTTGAGGAGTGTGGCTGGTGGTGCGCTTGGCGTGGTGACGGGGCTTTACCTGTATTACTACCTGCACCTGTCATTAACCGAGGTTGGTATTTTCTTCGGTGTTGGCGCATTCACGGCACCCCTTCTCTCACTCCTCTTCGGTAGGTTAGGCGATAAATATAGTAGGAAGGTGATCTTATTACTGACGCTTGCCTTCTTGCCAATAGCCACGGCAATACTCCTAATCACCAGGTATTACCCATTGCTCCTACTCGCAGCTGCGTTGGGAGGCTTTGGTACGGCTGGGGCGTTGGCTAGCGGTAGTGTTGGTGCTGTGGCTGCGCCAGTCCAAACGGCCATATTAGCCGATAAGACGGAGGGCATGGACAGGTCCATGGTATATGCAGTATTCAACCTAGTCTCTGGAACGGCATCGGCAATCGGAGCATTACTGGCTAACCTTAGCTATCGAGACGCATTCTATGCGGCCCTTGCACTATCAGCTGTTAGCCTATTCGTGGTATTACCAATTAAGGAGGAGCGTAGACCCAAACAACGCGTTAATGATGATCCGAATGGTAATTCCAAGACCATAGCCCAACAGTTAAGGAGGGATTTAACGTACATAAAGAGGTTCGCAATAGTTGGTGTGTTGAATGGTACGGCCCAGGGATTAATAACGCCATTTCTGCCGATAATATTTAAGATGGTTCTCCACGTGAGTAATGGTGTTGTTGGTGATATATTCTTCATCGGTGGTCTCGCTGCGGCCTTTACATCACTCACGGCGCCGGTCTTCTCGAGGATCTTTGGGCTTAGGGATGCCATAATTATTCCGAGGATAATATCGACGATTGCATTAATGCTTATTCCATTCTCAACAACGCTTTACCTGGCTACAGTAACGTACGTGGTTTACGTAATGTTTAGGGTATCATCACTAGCTCCGCAGCAAGCCTTAATGATGGAGCTTGTGGGCAGGGGCAATAGGTCAACGGTCTCTGGAGTTAATCAGGCGGCGCGATTGTTGCCGTCGGCGACGGCAACGACTGTGGCAGGCCCAATGCTTGACTACTTACCAATCCCTGTACCATTCACCATAGCTTTCATCGTGAATGTCATAAACATAGCCCTTTACAGGAGGTTCTTCCCCAACCCAAAACCAACGCGTGGTGGGGTAACCGTAATTGAATAG
- a CDS encoding PD-(D/E)XK nuclease family protein, translating into MSSDLRKELLKLLKEDEEFRYAVMGLLGISDLKSSVDNLVKAITDLKDIVAKQGEEISELRKAVEVLVKSHDELKKVVEALSEDVRRHGEVIIVMQTSIEKLTSSVTALGYRYGLFIEEAFRESIKYLVSDLLKVYEVRRWTYYDSDGFVFGHPSIIDVDVLTRDNEHILVVYRVSIDRGDVAELFREGVLYERINKVKPRLLIVGPVIRRRALELARELGVEVRASEVV; encoded by the coding sequence ATGAGCTCTGATTTAAGGAAGGAGCTTTTGAAGCTACTTAAGGAAGATGAGGAGTTTAGATATGCAGTAATGGGACTACTGGGCATTAGTGATCTTAAGTCCTCAGTGGACAACCTAGTTAAGGCCATAACTGACTTGAAGGATATTGTTGCTAAGCAGGGCGAGGAAATAAGCGAGCTAAGGAAAGCCGTGGAGGTGCTCGTTAAATCTCATGATGAGCTTAAGAAGGTCGTGGAGGCATTGAGTGAGGACGTTAGGAGGCATGGTGAAGTCATAATCGTTATGCAGACTAGTATTGAGAAGTTGACATCCTCAGTAACGGCATTGGGCTATAGATACGGGCTTTTCATAGAGGAGGCCTTTAGGGAGTCCATTAAATACCTAGTCAGTGACCTGCTTAAGGTTTACGAGGTTAGGCGTTGGACTTACTATGACAGTGATGGTTTCGTATTTGGTCACCCGTCTATTATTGATGTCGATGTTCTCACTAGGGATAATGAGCATATACTCGTTGTGTATAGGGTGAGTATTGACCGTGGTGACGTGGCTGAACTATTCAGGGAGGGAGTCCTCTATGAGAGGATTAATAAGGTGAAGCCGAGATTGCTCATCGTTGGTCCGGTAATTAGGAGGAGGGCTCTTGAATTGGCTAGGGAGTTGGGTGTTGAGGTTAGGGCTTCTGAGGTCGTTTAA